From a single Polynucleobacter asymbioticus QLW-P1DMWA-1 genomic region:
- the dksA gene encoding RNA polymerase-binding protein DksA has translation MSDKDYMNAAQLDFFRQKLLTLKDDILKNASETTEHLRENILVPDPADRATIEEEHALELRTRDRERKLLKKVEQALARIESSDYGWCEETGEPIGLNRLIARPTANLSLEAQERRELRQKLFGE, from the coding sequence ATGTCTGATAAGGACTATATGAATGCTGCCCAGTTGGATTTTTTCCGTCAAAAATTACTCACCCTTAAAGATGACATCTTGAAGAATGCTTCCGAGACAACAGAGCATCTGCGTGAAAATATTTTGGTGCCTGATCCGGCAGATCGTGCAACGATTGAAGAAGAACATGCATTAGAATTGCGTACCCGCGATCGTGAACGCAAGCTGCTTAAAAAAGTAGAACAAGCATTAGCGCGCATTGAATCTAGTGACTACGGTTGGTGTGAAGAAACCGGTGAGCCCATTGGCTTAAACCGTTTAATTGCAAGGCCTACAGCCAATTTATCTCTTGAAGCTCAAGAGCGTCGTGAACTCCGTCAAAAATTATTTGGCGAATAA
- the metW gene encoding methionine biosynthesis protein MetW, with protein sequence MSSLNKRADFAAIANWIAPNSQVLDLGCGDGSFLDFLHKQKPVHAYGVEIDDARVLSCVQKGLNVIQQNLEGGLALFEDNSFDTVVLSQTLQTIHQTEKILREVVRVGKESVVSFPNFGHWSHRLAVGLGHMPVSKSLPYQWYNTPNVRVLTVADFEKLASSLGLKIVDQCILHEGRQVTLLPNLFGSLALFRVRRA encoded by the coding sequence GTGAGTAGCCTGAATAAACGCGCTGACTTTGCGGCTATTGCCAATTGGATTGCCCCCAATAGCCAGGTACTTGATTTGGGCTGTGGCGATGGCAGTTTTTTGGATTTCTTGCACAAACAAAAACCAGTACATGCCTACGGAGTAGAGATTGATGATGCACGCGTTTTATCGTGCGTACAAAAAGGCTTGAATGTCATTCAACAAAATCTTGAAGGCGGATTAGCGCTTTTTGAGGACAACAGTTTTGATACAGTGGTTTTGTCACAGACTTTACAGACTATCCATCAAACTGAAAAAATCTTGCGTGAAGTGGTGCGTGTGGGCAAAGAGTCTGTAGTGTCATTTCCAAACTTTGGCCACTGGTCTCATCGTTTAGCGGTAGGGCTTGGTCATATGCCGGTATCTAAAAGCCTGCCTTATCAGTGGTACAACACTCCTAATGTGCGCGTTCTTACTGTGGCTGATTTTGAAAAGTTAGCGTCTAGTCTTGGGCTAAAAATAGTGGATCAATGCATTTTGCATGAGGGTCGACAAGTCACTTTGCTGCCAAACCTTTTTGGTAGCCTAGCGCTATTCCGCGTACGCCGTGCTTAA
- a CDS encoding AmpG family muropeptide MFS transporter, translating to MLNKALLVVQSYFKDFRVYLEWPCLRMLFLGFSAGLPLLLILGTLSFWLREAGIDRSTIGYLTWVGLIYAFKWVWAPLVDRLKIPFLTKLLGRRRSWLIFAQALIILGLVSMSTMDPKLALNSVVWCALLVAFGSATQDIALDAFRIESANSDHQAALAATYQTGYRLALIWAGAGVLWLAARVETGGGYDASAWQFAYLCMAGSIGVGVLTTLFSKEPVQYELAKARNAKAWLYQTLVEPFAEFIQRYRWHAVLILSLIAIYRISDVVMGIMANPFYVDMGYTKDEVAAVSKVFGVVMTLVGAFVGGVLTLRFGVLRILFVGAILSAVSNLLFAWLATQGHDLHGLIWVISADNLSSGIASAAFIAFLSSLTNIRYSATQYALFSSMMLLLPKWLAGFSGVFVDNYGYQTFFYGTAIIGAPVLVLIWLTIHFKIVQIKQD from the coding sequence GTGCTTAATAAAGCATTACTGGTGGTTCAATCGTATTTCAAAGACTTTCGGGTTTATCTCGAATGGCCTTGTTTACGCATGCTCTTTTTGGGTTTCTCTGCTGGCTTACCACTCTTATTAATTCTGGGAACTTTGAGCTTTTGGCTTAGAGAGGCGGGGATTGATCGGAGCACGATTGGCTATCTCACTTGGGTTGGATTGATTTATGCCTTTAAGTGGGTTTGGGCGCCTTTAGTTGATCGTTTAAAAATTCCTTTTCTCACCAAGCTCTTGGGTCGCAGAAGAAGTTGGTTGATCTTTGCCCAGGCCCTCATCATTTTGGGTTTGGTCAGTATGTCTACGATGGATCCAAAGTTGGCTCTCAACTCGGTGGTCTGGTGTGCCTTACTCGTTGCTTTTGGTTCTGCTACTCAAGACATTGCATTGGATGCTTTCCGAATCGAATCGGCCAATAGTGATCATCAAGCCGCTTTAGCCGCAACCTATCAAACAGGATATCGACTGGCTTTAATTTGGGCGGGTGCCGGTGTTTTATGGCTCGCCGCACGAGTTGAGACTGGCGGTGGTTACGATGCGAGTGCCTGGCAATTTGCTTATTTATGCATGGCTGGATCAATCGGGGTTGGGGTCTTAACAACCCTGTTTAGTAAAGAGCCAGTTCAATATGAGTTAGCAAAAGCGCGCAATGCCAAAGCATGGCTCTATCAAACATTGGTTGAGCCCTTCGCTGAATTTATTCAGCGCTACCGCTGGCACGCCGTTTTGATTTTGTCTTTGATTGCTATTTACCGAATTAGCGATGTGGTGATGGGCATTATGGCGAACCCGTTCTATGTAGACATGGGCTATACCAAGGATGAAGTCGCCGCAGTCAGCAAAGTATTTGGCGTGGTGATGACTTTAGTCGGAGCCTTTGTAGGTGGTGTACTTACTTTACGCTTTGGTGTATTAAGAATCTTATTTGTTGGCGCCATTCTTTCAGCGGTCAGCAATTTATTGTTTGCATGGCTAGCAACCCAGGGCCATGATTTACATGGTTTGATTTGGGTTATCTCTGCGGACAATCTCAGCTCAGGTATTGCTAGCGCAGCCTTTATAGCGTTCTTGTCATCTCTTACCAATATTCGGTATTCAGCAACGCAATATGCCTTGTTTAGCTCGATGATGTTGCTGTTGCCAAAATGGCTAGCGGGCTTCTCAGGGGTGTTCGTAGATAACTATGGTTATCAGACTTTTTTCTACGGTACAGCGATTATTGGCGCCCCCGTCTTGGTATTAATTTGGCTCACAATCCATTTCAAGATCGTTCAAATCAAGCAAGATTAA
- a CDS encoding CobW family GTP-binding protein has protein sequence MALIPVTILTGFLGSGKTTLLKHILTEEHGKKIAVIENEFGEENIDNDILVQDNQENIVQMSNGCICCTIRGDLVDALNELWEQRKNKKISFDRVVIETTGVANPGPVAQTFFMDDDVADHYVLDAVVTLVDAKHGQQQLNEHEEAQRQVGFADQIFITKTDLVTPAEVDALRNRLMHMNPRAPIAGISKGIVPLNAVLDLKGFNLNAKLDIDPHFLEQDDHDHADCGHDHSHDHDHSTCGHDHSHDHHHGHAGHTDRIQSFVFRSDKPFDHKKLEDFLGGILEVFGEKMLRYKGVLYVKGSNRKVVFQGVHQMMGSDLAGPWGTERKQTRMVFIGIDLPKDTLLAGLEGCLA, from the coding sequence ATGGCATTAATTCCGGTAACCATTTTGACGGGCTTCTTAGGAAGTGGCAAAACAACATTGCTCAAACACATTTTGACTGAAGAGCATGGTAAAAAAATTGCCGTGATTGAGAATGAGTTCGGCGAAGAAAATATTGACAACGATATTTTGGTTCAGGACAACCAAGAAAATATTGTGCAAATGAGCAATGGTTGTATTTGCTGCACTATTCGTGGCGATCTGGTAGATGCATTAAATGAGCTTTGGGAACAACGCAAAAATAAAAAGATCAGCTTTGATCGCGTTGTCATTGAAACCACTGGTGTTGCCAATCCAGGCCCGGTAGCCCAAACTTTCTTTATGGATGATGACGTTGCCGACCACTATGTTTTGGATGCTGTGGTGACTTTGGTGGATGCCAAACATGGCCAACAACAGCTTAATGAGCATGAAGAGGCTCAACGCCAAGTTGGCTTTGCAGATCAAATTTTTATTACCAAGACAGACTTGGTAACTCCTGCTGAAGTAGATGCATTGCGCAATCGCCTTATGCACATGAATCCTAGGGCACCTATTGCAGGCATTTCTAAGGGTATCGTGCCTTTGAATGCAGTTTTGGACCTCAAGGGCTTCAATCTGAATGCCAAGCTGGACATTGACCCTCATTTTCTCGAGCAAGATGACCACGATCATGCTGATTGTGGTCACGACCATAGTCACGATCACGATCACAGCACCTGCGGTCATGACCACAGTCATGACCACCATCATGGCCATGCAGGCCACACAGACCGCATCCAATCCTTCGTTTTTCGTAGTGATAAACCCTTTGACCACAAAAAGTTGGAAGACTTCTTGGGGGGCATTTTGGAGGTCTTTGGGGAGAAGATGTTGCGCTATAAAGGCGTGCTCTATGTAAAGGGAAGTAACCGAAAAGTCGTGTTCCAGGGCGTTCATCAGATGATGGGCAGCGATTTAGCTGGTCCATGGGGTACTGAGCGTAAGCAAACCCGAATGGTCTTTATCGGTATCGATTTACCTAAGGACACCCTACTGGCTGGGCTTGAGGGATGTTTGGCTTAG
- the metX gene encoding homoserine O-succinyltransferase MetX, translating into MSELHLSRNTIHFAEPLPLQSGAMLSGYDLVIETYGKLNADKSNAVLICHALNASHHVAGPSPDDPADIGWWDNMIGPGKPVDTDHFFVIGINNLGSCFGSTGPMSINPGTGKPYGADFPVVTVEDWVNTQARLADKLGIRKFAAVMGGSLGGMQAMAWAIQFPKRIDHCVVIASTPKLSAQNIAFNEVARNAILSDPDFHGGNYYEHGVVPKRGLRLARMVGHITYLSDDDMAEKFGRELQRPNGESNDYRFSFDVEFEVESYLRHQGDKFSTYFDANTYLLITRALDYFDPSRRYEGSLNRALAEVQAKFLVVSFSTDWRFPPNRSREIVQSLLSNKSEVSYAEIDAPHGHDAFLLDDERYHNLVRAYFKQMREVQS; encoded by the coding sequence ATGAGCGAGTTACACCTCTCTAGAAATACCATTCATTTTGCTGAGCCCCTCCCTTTGCAGAGTGGCGCCATGTTGTCTGGCTATGACTTAGTCATCGAAACCTACGGCAAACTCAATGCGGATAAAAGCAATGCAGTTCTGATATGTCATGCATTAAATGCGTCTCATCATGTAGCAGGCCCTAGCCCTGATGATCCTGCTGATATTGGTTGGTGGGACAACATGATTGGGCCGGGCAAGCCTGTAGACACTGATCATTTTTTTGTCATTGGCATTAATAATTTAGGCTCTTGTTTTGGCTCTACTGGGCCAATGAGCATTAATCCGGGAACAGGCAAGCCTTACGGCGCTGATTTTCCGGTGGTGACGGTAGAGGATTGGGTGAATACCCAAGCCCGCCTTGCTGATAAATTAGGTATTCGTAAATTTGCTGCAGTGATGGGTGGAAGTCTTGGCGGCATGCAGGCTATGGCTTGGGCCATTCAATTCCCCAAGCGCATAGACCACTGTGTTGTGATCGCATCTACCCCTAAATTGAGTGCGCAAAACATCGCATTTAACGAAGTGGCACGCAATGCCATTTTGTCTGACCCTGATTTTCACGGGGGAAACTATTACGAGCATGGCGTTGTACCAAAACGTGGTTTGAGATTGGCGCGGATGGTTGGCCACATTACTTATTTATCAGATGACGATATGGCCGAGAAATTTGGCCGCGAATTGCAACGCCCTAATGGCGAGTCTAATGACTATCGTTTTAGTTTCGATGTGGAATTTGAGGTTGAAAGTTATTTGCGTCATCAAGGTGATAAATTCTCAACTTACTTTGATGCCAATACTTATCTACTTATTACTCGGGCCCTAGATTATTTTGATCCATCACGCCGTTATGAGGGCAGCCTCAATCGTGCCTTAGCTGAAGTGCAAGCTAAGTTTTTGGTTGTGAGCTTCTCAACAGATTGGCGCTTCCCGCCAAATCGTAGTCGTGAAATTGTGCAATCTTTGCTGAGCAATAAGAGCGAAGTCAGTTACGCTGAAATCGATGCACCACACGGTCATGATGCTTTCTTATTGGATGATGAGCGATATCACAATCTCGTCAGGGCATATTTCAAGCAAATGCGTGAGGTTCAATCGTGA
- the slmA gene encoding nucleoid occlusion factor SlmA: MRESLDPANINDSNADAGKARKRPRPGERRLQILQVLAEMLQNPKGERVTTAALAAKIDVSEAALYRHFASKAQMFEGLISFIEQTVFGLINQINQKEESGLAQARGILQMLLYFAEKNPGMTRVLLGDALLQEDDRLQERITQVLDRVEASLKQALRIAQTQGGNWAQLGQEEVSIRAAMLMSFVLGRWHRFARSGFKKLPTEASDVSLRLLLSE; this comes from the coding sequence ATGCGTGAATCTTTAGATCCAGCAAACATCAACGACAGCAATGCTGACGCTGGTAAAGCTCGTAAGCGACCACGCCCAGGCGAACGCCGTCTTCAAATTCTGCAAGTGCTAGCAGAGATGTTGCAGAACCCTAAGGGTGAGCGGGTTACTACCGCAGCCTTAGCTGCCAAGATTGATGTTTCTGAAGCTGCCTTGTATCGGCATTTCGCTAGTAAAGCGCAAATGTTTGAGGGGCTGATTTCTTTTATTGAGCAAACTGTTTTCGGCTTGATTAATCAGATTAATCAAAAAGAAGAATCGGGTCTTGCGCAGGCACGAGGCATCTTGCAGATGCTCTTGTACTTTGCAGAAAAGAATCCAGGCATGACGCGTGTTTTATTGGGCGATGCTTTATTACAAGAAGACGATCGCTTGCAGGAGCGTATTACTCAAGTGCTGGATCGTGTTGAGGCTTCTCTTAAGCAGGCCCTGCGCATTGCTCAAACCCAAGGTGGTAACTGGGCGCAGCTGGGTCAAGAAGAGGTTAGTATTCGCGCTGCCATGTTGATGAGTTTTGTTTTAGGCCGTTGGCATCGTTTTGCGCGTAGCGGATTTAAGAAGCTCCCAACGGAAGCCTCCGATGTTAGTTTGCGCCTTCTATTGTCAGAATGA
- the argB gene encoding acetylglutamate kinase: MTKHLPTISDISPLLKAEILAEALPYIRAYHGKTIVIKYGGNAMVEERLKESFARDVILLKLVGMNPVVVHGGGPQIDEALKKIGKTGTFIQGMRVTDEETMEVVEWVLGGEVQQDIVMLINHFGGQAVGLTGKDGGLIHAKKMMIPSDAEPGKKIDIGFVGEIEAINPAVVKALQDDAFIPVISPIGFSAEGQAYNINADLVAGKMAEILHAEKLVMMTNIPGVMDKDGKLLTDLTAREIDALFADGTISGGMLPKISSALDAAKSGVNSVHIIDGRIEHSLLLEILTEQAFGTMIRSR; the protein is encoded by the coding sequence ATGACTAAGCATTTACCAACTATTAGTGATATCTCCCCTTTATTAAAGGCGGAGATTCTTGCTGAAGCGCTGCCTTACATTCGCGCGTATCACGGCAAGACTATTGTGATTAAGTACGGCGGAAACGCGATGGTAGAAGAGCGCCTCAAAGAAAGTTTTGCGCGCGACGTTATCTTGTTAAAACTCGTCGGTATGAACCCTGTAGTGGTTCATGGCGGAGGCCCACAAATTGATGAGGCCTTGAAGAAGATTGGTAAGACCGGTACTTTTATCCAGGGTATGCGCGTAACCGATGAAGAAACCATGGAAGTAGTGGAATGGGTTCTAGGTGGTGAAGTGCAACAAGACATTGTGATGTTGATTAACCACTTTGGTGGCCAGGCTGTTGGCCTCACTGGTAAAGACGGTGGATTGATTCATGCTAAAAAAATGATGATTCCGAGTGATGCAGAGCCAGGTAAAAAAATAGACATCGGTTTTGTTGGTGAAATTGAGGCAATTAACCCTGCTGTTGTTAAGGCCCTCCAAGATGATGCATTTATCCCGGTGATTTCTCCTATCGGTTTTAGTGCAGAAGGTCAGGCTTACAACATCAATGCTGACTTAGTGGCTGGCAAGATGGCTGAAATTCTGCACGCAGAGAAGTTGGTCATGATGACCAATATTCCTGGCGTGATGGATAAAGACGGAAAGCTGCTGACAGATTTAACTGCGCGAGAAATTGATGCACTGTTTGCTGACGGTACGATCTCGGGCGGTATGTTGCCGAAAATTTCTTCTGCATTAGATGCGGCCAAGAGCGGTGTCAATTCAGTGCACATTATTGATGGCCGTATTGAGCATTCCTTATTGTTAGAAATTCTGACCGAGCAAGCTTTCGGTACGATGATTCGCTCTAGATAA